One genomic window of Pseudomonas sp. LFM046 includes the following:
- a CDS encoding N-acetyl sugar amidotransferase → MHNYQYKVCVRCVMDTSAPNIFFDSEGICNFCTYFEDQVKKVVFESEEDRAVRRNAFIKKVKEAGAGKRYDCVMGLSGGVDSSYALHLAVEEGLRPLAVHMDNNWNSELAANNIKNLVSGLGVDLYTHVIEWPEYKKLMQAFFDADVIDVELLYDNAMLAVNYSQSIKYGVKYILSGSNSATEGMPMPEGWNWQKWDKRNIKALGARNGVKLSTFPAIGTSDYVINRVIRRIQWVPYLDYYDYKKDEALDLLEQKYSYKRYPYKHYESIFTRFYQGYLLPNKFGVDKRKLHLATLVMSGQMTRAEALNRLEESPYPTAQGLETDKKYFLKKMGWSESDLESYLQRPGKPHDAYPSDRALWDWMKKTYQSYLKRSA, encoded by the coding sequence ATGCATAATTATCAGTATAAAGTTTGCGTGCGCTGCGTAATGGATACTTCTGCGCCGAACATTTTTTTTGACTCTGAGGGTATATGCAATTTTTGCACTTACTTCGAGGACCAAGTAAAAAAGGTCGTGTTTGAGTCGGAAGAGGATCGTGCTGTAAGACGCAATGCTTTCATTAAGAAAGTTAAGGAAGCAGGGGCTGGCAAGCGCTACGACTGCGTCATGGGGCTTTCTGGTGGCGTGGACAGTTCATACGCCCTTCATCTCGCGGTAGAAGAAGGATTGCGTCCTCTGGCTGTGCATATGGATAATAATTGGAATTCTGAACTCGCTGCCAATAATATAAAAAATCTTGTGTCTGGCCTCGGGGTGGATCTCTATACGCATGTAATTGAGTGGCCAGAATACAAGAAACTCATGCAGGCCTTCTTCGACGCCGATGTGATCGATGTCGAACTCCTGTACGACAATGCCATGCTGGCCGTGAACTACAGTCAATCCATAAAATATGGGGTTAAGTATATTCTTTCCGGTAGCAATTCTGCTACGGAAGGGATGCCTATGCCGGAAGGTTGGAATTGGCAGAAGTGGGATAAGCGCAATATCAAGGCGCTGGGTGCTCGCAATGGAGTAAAGCTCAGTACATTCCCTGCAATTGGTACCTCTGACTACGTAATAAATCGTGTCATTCGTCGGATACAGTGGGTTCCGTATCTGGACTATTATGACTACAAAAAAGACGAAGCGCTTGATCTTCTTGAGCAGAAGTATAGCTATAAGAGATATCCCTACAAGCACTATGAATCAATATTCACGCGATTCTATCAGGGCTACCTACTTCCTAATAAATTTGGCGTTGATAAGCGAAAGCTCCATTTGGCGACGTTGGTGATGAGTGGCCAAATGACTCGGGCAGAGGCGTTGAACAGACTTGAAGAGTCGCCCTATCCGACTGCTCAAGGACTTGAGACTGACAAGAAGTATTTTCTGAAAAAGATGGGCTGGAGCGAGTCTGATCTGGAGAGCTATCTGCAGCGGCCGGGAAAGCCGCATGATGCATATCCAAGTGATCGCGCACTTTGGGATTGGATGAAAAAGACATATCAGTCTTATCTGAAACGGAGTGCTTAA
- a CDS encoding glycosyltransferase family 4 protein, which produces MKNELVRLKELAAAATLCDRWGSFVKSDVLAVRHDADCGYEFRGAAYSPIVDSVVELCTGEGLSVISVATPYSRLKGGDAFNKPLTLNRRFFVAALLSRLMALPLGRSRARQQGADRRASIWREVLSRVRPRLVIGVQPDRYLCRASREMGIPVYDIQHGVIAEDHWWYGKALRHAVPQSDLPTGILCWDRPSASVLEQWAPTRGVVVEVVGHPWFQRFRSPSSADDLVAEALQRGRVFNNGKPTVLVSLQWGLHIHYYQNTDFNKVMCKALEAAILCTQERYNWLLRLHPVQRRGAEGRYCEAYLQETFGSCAQVEWEQASSAPLPALLAQADLHITDMSTVVTEAAWLGVPSALLNPLLRKGGALESLYQHERQIGIASLVEQDAHAIESWMDEQLSEEEKLGPSNWGSVDGLRSVLKNTLVMND; this is translated from the coding sequence ATGAAGAATGAATTGGTAAGACTGAAGGAGCTCGCCGCGGCGGCTACCTTGTGCGATCGCTGGGGATCTTTTGTCAAGTCAGACGTGTTGGCTGTTCGCCATGATGCTGATTGTGGCTATGAGTTTCGAGGTGCCGCCTATTCTCCAATCGTCGACTCTGTAGTTGAACTTTGCACTGGTGAAGGCCTCAGCGTTATTTCCGTCGCGACGCCTTACAGTCGTCTAAAAGGTGGAGATGCGTTTAATAAGCCATTGACATTGAATCGACGATTCTTCGTGGCTGCATTGTTGAGCCGCCTGATGGCGCTTCCTCTTGGAAGGTCGAGGGCGCGTCAACAAGGCGCGGACCGCAGGGCGTCGATCTGGCGTGAAGTGTTGTCTCGCGTTCGGCCTAGGCTGGTGATCGGCGTACAACCCGATCGATACCTCTGCAGAGCCAGCAGAGAAATGGGGATACCCGTCTACGACATCCAGCATGGGGTGATCGCAGAGGATCATTGGTGGTACGGCAAGGCCCTGCGCCATGCAGTGCCCCAGAGCGACCTGCCTACCGGTATCCTGTGCTGGGACCGGCCCAGCGCGTCTGTACTGGAGCAGTGGGCACCGACCCGCGGTGTAGTTGTCGAAGTCGTCGGGCATCCCTGGTTCCAGCGTTTTCGTTCGCCTTCCTCTGCCGATGATCTTGTCGCCGAAGCATTGCAGCGAGGTCGGGTGTTCAACAACGGCAAGCCGACTGTCCTGGTCTCATTGCAATGGGGGCTGCACATCCACTACTACCAGAACACTGACTTCAACAAGGTGATGTGCAAGGCGTTGGAAGCGGCGATCCTGTGTACCCAGGAGCGATACAACTGGCTGCTACGGCTGCACCCCGTCCAGCGGCGGGGGGCGGAAGGAAGATATTGCGAGGCCTATCTCCAGGAAACCTTCGGTAGTTGCGCACAAGTCGAGTGGGAACAAGCGAGCTCGGCGCCTTTGCCAGCATTGCTCGCCCAGGCGGACCTGCACATTACCGATATGAGCACTGTCGTCACTGAGGCTGCTTGGCTGGGTGTCCCGTCAGCCTTGCTGAATCCACTCCTGCGCAAGGGCGGGGCGTTGGAAAGTCTGTATCAGCATGAGCGACAGATCGGGATTGCTAGCCTCGTGGAGCAGGATGCGCACGCGATTGAGTCCTGGATGGATGAACAACTAAGCGAAGAAGAAAAGTTGGGCCCGAGTAATTGGGGTTCAGTCGATGGATTGAGATCGGTGCTGAAGAACACGTTGGTGATGAATGACTAG
- a CDS encoding AglZ/HisF2 family acetamidino modification protein, producing MLNHRVIPALLLRDGGLVKTQRFGKAKYVGDPVNAIRIFNEKEVDELVVLDIDASRQKRHPNYDLIAEFASECFMPLGYGGGVRTVDQARRLFSLGVEKVVLQTSVLENPALITELAARFGSQSIVISLDVKRDWFGRPRLWSSAERRKLSGDWLAVLRELTSAGAGEVLLNSVDRDGMQSGYDLELIRSASSEVDIPLIALGGAGNCVHFVDAVNAGASAVAAGSLFVLQGPHRAVLISYPSYSVLEGLFRSSNA from the coding sequence TTGCTGAACCATAGAGTGATACCGGCTCTCCTATTGCGAGATGGAGGACTGGTCAAGACGCAGCGCTTTGGCAAGGCAAAGTATGTCGGAGATCCTGTAAACGCTATCCGGATCTTCAATGAGAAAGAAGTCGACGAACTCGTGGTGCTTGATATCGATGCAAGTCGACAGAAACGACATCCGAACTATGATCTGATAGCAGAGTTTGCCAGTGAGTGCTTCATGCCTCTCGGATACGGTGGTGGTGTTCGTACTGTAGATCAGGCGAGGCGGCTGTTTTCGTTAGGCGTTGAGAAAGTAGTGCTTCAGACCTCTGTCTTGGAGAACCCAGCTCTAATCACTGAGTTGGCTGCCCGGTTCGGAAGCCAAAGCATCGTCATTTCTCTTGATGTGAAAAGAGATTGGTTCGGGCGACCCAGACTCTGGTCATCTGCGGAAAGACGGAAGCTCTCAGGCGATTGGTTAGCCGTACTTAGAGAACTTACATCTGCCGGGGCGGGTGAAGTACTTCTCAATTCTGTTGACAGGGATGGTATGCAGTCGGGCTATGACCTGGAACTGATCAGGTCCGCTTCATCCGAGGTCGATATACCTCTCATTGCACTTGGCGGTGCCGGAAATTGTGTCCATTTTGTCGATGCGGTGAACGCTGGGGCCTCAGCGGTAGCCGCGGGTAGTCTTTTTGTCTTGCAGGGACCACACAGGGCGGTGCTCATTAGTTATCCCAGTTATTCGGTCCTAGAGGGGCTATTCAGGAGTTCCAATGCATAA
- the hisH gene encoding imidazole glycerol phosphate synthase subunit HisH gives MTSRTISIIDYGAGNIASVVNMIRHVGGEAEVIDSPDQLTSATKLLLPGVGAFDHGMQCLGNGGWPEKLQGAVMERKVPILGICLGMQLMCLSSEEGTQPGLGWIDARVRRFKFDGNERSLKVPHMGWSSVQVEHDDLLVPCDVTERRFYFVHSYYVECADRKDVLLSCTYGKEFVAGFHHENIWGVQFHPEKSHRFGMELFRRFLEV, from the coding sequence ATGACTAGTCGCACGATATCCATAATTGACTATGGCGCCGGGAATATCGCATCCGTCGTCAACATGATCAGACACGTAGGTGGTGAGGCAGAAGTCATCGATTCTCCTGATCAGCTGACGTCGGCCACAAAACTGCTATTGCCTGGAGTTGGCGCCTTCGACCATGGGATGCAATGCCTGGGGAATGGTGGTTGGCCAGAGAAGCTCCAAGGCGCAGTCATGGAACGGAAGGTTCCTATCCTCGGGATCTGCCTGGGAATGCAGCTGATGTGTCTCTCCAGCGAGGAAGGCACGCAGCCTGGCCTGGGGTGGATTGACGCTAGAGTCCGGCGTTTCAAATTCGACGGGAATGAAAGAAGCCTCAAGGTGCCTCATATGGGGTGGAGTTCTGTTCAGGTCGAACACGATGATCTGCTGGTTCCCTGCGATGTTACGGAGCGACGCTTTTATTTCGTTCATTCATACTATGTCGAATGCGCAGATCGGAAAGATGTGCTGCTAAGTTGTACCTATGGTAAGGAATTTGTAGCTGGCTTCCATCATGAAAATATTTGGGGCGTACAGTTTCATCCGGAAAAGAGCCACAGGTTCGGGATGGAACTGTTTAGAAGATTTCTAGAGGTGTGA